GCTATGAAACTAATggctacggaatttgctacgTAACAAATAGCTATAGAATTTGCTACGGACCAAATGGCTACGGAATTTGGTACGGAACGAATGACTACAGAATTCGTTACGGAATGAATggctacggaatttgctacggaacAAATAACTACAGAATTTGTTATGGACCAAATGGCTATGGAATTTGCTACGGAACAAAATAGATACGGAATTTGCTACAAAATTCATTGTTACGAAATTGTGATGGTGGTGTGTTATAGTTGAAATACTACGGATAGACGTCGTAGCAACGGCTGTAAAATTGCTATGGAACTATAATTCCGTAGTTAAACATTTTGCTACAAGAAATCTTACTACGGAATCTCTTTGGCAAACTCCGTAGCAACTTCCGTAGTTATTTAGGTTTAGCTACGAAATTTTAGTTTTTTGCTACGGCATTTTTACGTAGTTAAATCGAAATTTTCTTGTAGTGTTCCTTCGCTTCAACAACTATGTTGGGATTTTGTACCCAAGCCAATAGTTACATTTGTCATATTTAAACATCGTTGCATGGGCATAGTTGAAATATATTTTGATGTAGTTCCACGTTTCCTCACCGTTGTTGAACACTATCAAGATCTCAAAAGCAGAATAGGAGTGAAAAGAGAATAAAAGATCTATGATGACCAAAAATGAAAAGTATATTTTAGGGAACTTAAAAACAAAGATATAGGAATACTAAATGAAGATGAACAGATATTGGTATTAAACCAGAGAGAAagaaaaataccaaaataccctcttatGATTAGCATATGGGAGGATTTAGAAAAAAGTTTAAATGGTGTTGGTGGAGAGGACCATTTCTGAAATAGAATCTGAACTTAGAGACATCTTTGGGAAACTTGAAATTCTTGATAAAGCTTAGAGACAATTCTCGTAATTTACTCTTTCAATTCTTAAATATGGTATTACCGAAATGACATAAGGATGTAGGGAGTGGCTCAACAAACAAAGGGGCATTGTATTGCTAAGGTGGAACGACAAACATCATGCCAGGTGCTTGTCATGTAGAGAATTGTGTGCACCATGACATCCCAATGACGACTCTCTTTTCTCCATTTACTCATTTTGACCTTTTCgtgtcttaattttttttttttccatttataAATACAACCATACACATATTTGTGCTACATCAAACAATTTACCTTATATATTCTACTAAATATCTTTACTACAAAAATGTCTTCTTCCaattctcaaaataataataaaaaaaaaaacatcaactaGAAACAACCCAAACAATTCCTAAATGTAGTTTTGTAtctttcttattattattattattttcttatgttttaatttaatgttaacgaaaattttagtttttagcaaaattatattgtttaaataaaataaaaaaatgtgacATGACAAACCATATCCTTTgtatggcaaaaaaaaaaaaacttttgtaaGTTTTGCAACAAGGTGGACATCGGCACCATGCACGGCATCACTCCACCAGCCTAATACATACGACTCCTATAAAACCAGGTATACAAGTGACAAGTGCATGTAATTATAGGTGTACACTATATAGCTACATGGCATATATAATACACACTTAAAAGTTGATCACAAAGAATACATTTTGAATCCGAGCCTTGGGTGAGCGACGATAGTAAGAGGGATCTCTTTAGGTGTGGAGAGCCCAAATACTTCTTTCATCTGCAACTCCTCCTTCCTCATTTTACCCGGCAGTTTCCAATCAAATCCATGGAGCAAGTTAGCCAAGTTTGTTTCGATAATCTTCAGTCCTAAACTATAACCAGGACACATCCTTCGACCTGCACCAAACGGTAGAAGCTCGAAGTTATAACCTTTCATATCGATGTCATTCTCAATGAATCTATCAGGAAAAAAATCAAGAGGTTTATCCCACAACTCTTGATCTCGCCCAATTGTCCAGACGCTAACGAACACTATGGTATCTTTTGGAATGTCATAACCAGCTACTTTACAATCTTCGCGTGTTCTTCGTGGAACTAATAGCGGGACAACCGGATGCAACCTCATCGTCTCCTTCACGATTGCCTTGATGTAATGAAGGTCTGACATGTCCTTCTCTTCGACCCATCTTTCTCGACCTATAACCCTATCCAGCTCCTCTCTCGCCTTCTCAAGTATTTCTGGGTTTCTAAGAAGTTCTGACATCGCCCATTCTATTGTTATTGTTGCACTTTCGGTTCCACCTGCAAGCATATCCTGTAAATATTTAAGATTATTATTAACTAAAATGCGCATCTCAATGGGTTTTCTTTGAAGTTTGAAACAGTACAACCAACTACGTTACCAGTGTAAATGCCTTGACGCCGTGTCGCTCAAGCTTAACTTCGAGAGCTGGATCATCTGCAATCTGCAACAGCAAATCAACCATGTCTGCCGGAACAAAAGTCTCCGACGGCTCAGCCTTCCTGCGCGCATCGTGCTCGTTTAAAACGTGTTCGAGAAACCCGTCGAATTTCTTGCTAACTGTTTTCATCCTCTTCACGTATCCTTGAAGGTCCATGAAAGCCATCCATGGTATCCAGTCCCCAATGTTAAGCACTCCGTTCAACAAGAACAATTCGTCGAACATTGTTTTAACTTTTTTGCTACTCATGGTCAAGTTTCCAACATCGGATTCATCCAAATAACGTTTCCCCAACACCATCCGACTGATTATATTGAAACTCACTGTCCACAACAAATCTTTCAAAACAATCGCCTCGCCGGACGACTTGTGAACCACCTTCAAAAGTGACTTCATCTCTTCCACTCGAATGTACTCGAACGACTCCAGCCTTTTTGCGCTGAACAGCTCCACGATACACAGTTTACGAGCTTGCTGCCAGTACGAACCGTATGGTGACCACGTGATGTCGGAGTAATTATAGGTGGTGTATTTTCCGGCGGCCATTTTGGGGCGGCAGATGAAGTTAGAGTCCATCGTTTTCAGGAAGACTTTAGCCATCTCAACGGAGGAGGCCACGACGACGTGAAAGGAACCGAATTTGAGGTGCATGATCTCGCCGTATTTATGAGTGAGTTCATGAATCGAACGGTGAGGAAGTGGACCCATGAGGTTGAGGTTTCCGATGATGGGCCAGGGTTTGGGGCCTGGAGGGAGGTTGAGTTTGGTGGGACGACGGAGATGGCGAGCAAGGTGAAGGAGCGCCACGGTGGCTAGCCCTACAACTGCATAAGAAATAAAGGCAAATAATTCCATTGATGTGATGAAGATCGTGGTCCTATGGGGTGTTTTATATAGTTGAGTCAATTGTGTATTATTAACTCCAAGGAACAagtgaaat
The genomic region above belongs to Lactuca sativa cultivar Salinas chromosome 4, Lsat_Salinas_v11, whole genome shotgun sequence and contains:
- the LOC111921375 gene encoding trimethyltridecatetraene synthase isoform X1; translation: MELFAFISYAVVGLATVALLHLARHLRRPTKLNLPPGPKPWPIIGNLNLMGPLPHRSIHELTHKYGEIMHLKFGSFHVVVASSVEMAKVFLKTMDSNFICRPKMAAGKYTTYNYSDITWSPYGSYWQQARKLCIVELFSAKRLESFEYIRVEEMKSLLKVVHKSSGEAIVLKDLLWTVSFNIISRMVLGKRYLDESDVGNLTMSSKKVKTMFDELFLLNGVLNIGDWIPWMAFMDLQGYVKRMKTVSKKFDGFLEHVLNEHDARRKAEPSETFVPADMVDLLLQIADDPALEVKLERHGVKAFTLDMLAGGTESATITIEWAMSELLRNPEILEKAREELDRVIGRERWVEEKDMSDLHYIKAIVKETMRLHPVVPLLVPRRTREDCKVAGYDIPKDTIVFVSVWTIGRDQELWDKPLDFFPDRFIENDIDMKGYNFELLPFGAGRRMCPGYSLGLKIIETNLANLLHGFDWKLPGKMRKEELQMKEVFGLSTPKEIPLTIVAHPRLGFKMYSL
- the LOC111921375 gene encoding trimethyltridecatetraene synthase isoform X3, whose translation is MELFAFISYAVVGLATVALLHLARHLRRPTKLNLPPGPKPWPIIGNLNLMGPLPHRSIHELTHKYGEIMHLKFGSFHVVVASSVEMAKVFLKTMDSNFICRPKMAAGKYTTYNYSDITWSPYGSYWQQARKLCIVELFSAKRLESFEYIRVEEMKSLLKVVHKSSGEAIVLKDLLWTVSFNIISRMVLGKRYLDESDVGNLTMSSKKVKTMFDELFLLNGVLNIGDWIPWMAFMDLQGYVKRMKTVSKKFDGFLEHVLNEHDARRKAEPSETFVPADMVDLLLQIADDPALEVKLERHGVKAFTLDMLAGGTESATITIEWAMSELLRNPEILEKAREELDRVIGRERWVEEKDMSDLHYIKAIVKETMRLHPVVPLLVPRRTREDCKVAGYDIPKDTIVFVSVWTIGRDQESKDVSWL
- the LOC111921375 gene encoding trimethyltridecatetraene synthase isoform X2 — translated: MELFAFISYAVVGLATVALLHLARHLRRPTKLNLPPGPKPWPIIGNLNLMGPLPHRSIHELTHKYGEIMHLKFGSFHVVVASSVEMAKVFLKTMDSNFICRPKMAAGKYTTYNYSDITWSPYGSYWQQARKLCIVELFSAKRLESFEYIRVEEMKSLLKVVHKSSGEAIVLKDLLWTVSFNIISRMVLGKRYLDESDVGNLTMSSKKVKTMFDELFLLNGVLNIGDWIPWMAFMDLQGYVKRMKTVSKKFDGFLEHVLNEHDARRKAEPSETFVPADMVDLLLQIADDPALEVKLERHGVKAFTLDMLAGGTESATITIEWAMSELLRNPEILEKAREELDRVIGRERWVEEKDMSDLHYIKAIVKETMRLHPVVPLLVPRRTREDCKVAGYDIPKDTIVFVSVWTIGRDQELSKDVSWL